A portion of the Camelus ferus isolate YT-003-E chromosome 16, BCGSAC_Cfer_1.0, whole genome shotgun sequence genome contains these proteins:
- the ENPP7 gene encoding ectonucleotide pyrophosphatase/phosphodiesterase family member 7, producing MRRPAVLLAIALAALLAPAVAAPVHQLSSRNKLLLVSFDGFRWNYDQDVDTPNLDAMALEGVKARYMTPAFITLTSPCHFTLVTGKYIENHGVVHNMFYNTSSKLKLPYHTTLGVQGWWDNGSVPIWVTAQRQGLKTGSFFYPGGNVTYQGEAVTLSRKEGFLHNYKDEAEWRANIDTVMEWFTQEGLDLVTLYFGEPDSTGHRYGPESQERKEMVMQVDRTVGYLRDRIRLSGLESSLNLIITSDHGMSTVNKNASDLVELHKVSNFSFKDIEFELLDYGPNGMLLPKEGMLEKVYEVLKDAHPRLHVYKKENFPKSFHYANHSRVTPLLMYSDLGYVIHGRVNVQFNNGEHGFDNKLMDMKTIFRATGPSFKRGLEVEPFESVHVYELMCRLLGIVPEANDGLLSTLLPTLREEAGDAAPSTSLATPPSGSALLPSGRPHLVTGLLVAAILLAKVA from the exons ATGAGACGCCCGGCTGTCCTCCTCGCCATAGCTCTGGCCGCCCTCCTGGCTCCAGCAGTGGCGGCGCCCGTCCACCAGCTGAGCTCCCGGAACAAGCTGCTCCTGGTGTCCTTCGATGGTTTCCGCTGGAACTACGACCAGGACGTGGACACCCCCAACCTGGATGCCATGGCGCTTGAAGGGGTGAAGGCTCGCTACATGACCCCGGCCTTCATCACCTTGACCAGCCCCTGCCACTTCACCCTGGTCACTG GCAAGTACATCGAGAACCACGGGGTGGTGCACAACATGTTCTACAACACGAGCAGCAAGCTGAAGCTGCCCTACCACACCACGCTGGGCGTCCAGGGGTGGTGGGACAATGGCAGTGTACCCATCTGGGTCACGGCCCAGAGGCAG GGCCTGAAGACCGGCTCATTCTTCTACCCCGGCGGGAATGTCACCTACCAAGGCGAGGCCGTGACGCTGAGCCggaaggaaggcttcctgcacAACTACAAGGATGAGGCGGAGTGGAGGGCCAACATTGACACTGTGATGGAGTGGTTTACGCAGGAGGGCCTGGACCTCGTCACGCTCTACTTTGGGGAGCCAGACTCCACGGGCCACAGGTACGGCCCCGAgtcccaggagaggaaggagatggtGATGCAGGTGGACAGGACGGTGGGCTACCTCCGGGACCGCATCAGGCTCAGTGGCCTGGAGAGCAGCCTCAACCTGATCATCACGTCCGACCACGGCATGAGCACGGTCAACAAGAACGCCAGCGACCTGGTGGAGCTCCACAAGGTCTCCAACTTCTCCTTCAAGGACATTGAGTTCGAGCTCCTAGACTACGGACCCAACGGCATGCTGCTCCCCAAGGAAGGGATGCTGGAGAAGGTGTACGAGGTCCTCAAGGATGCCCACCCCCGGCTCCACGTCTACAAGAAGGAGAACTTCCCCAAGTCCTTCCACTATGCCAATCACTCCAGGGTCACCCCCCTGCTCATGTACAGCGACCTCGGCTATGTCATCCACGGG AGAGTGAACGTGCAGTTCAACAACGGGGAGCACGGCTTCGACAACAAGCTCATGGACATGAAGACCATCTTCCGGGCCACGGGCCCCAGCTTCAAGAGGGGCCTGGAGGTGGAGCCCTTCGAGAGCGTCCACGTGTACGAGCTCATGTGCCGGCTGCTGGGCATCGTGCCAGAGGCCAACGATGGGCTCCTCAGCACCCTGCTGCCCACGCTCCGGGAGGAGGCCGGCGACGCGGCCCCCAGCACCTCGCTGGCCACGCCCCCCTCAG GCTCCGCCCTCCTGCCAAGTGGCCGGCCCCACTTGGTGACAGGACTACTGGTGGCTGCAATTCTTCTGGCCAAGGTTGCATAA